A single genomic interval of Rosistilla ulvae harbors:
- a CDS encoding vWA domain-containing protein, whose protein sequence is MIFAVDISWELQHAWPLPAWGLAVLFLAIAGWTTWLLFAQQIAWRKTVVLSTLRLAALAGLFLMLGGWRLSFFETDLPDLLMLVDDSASMQLPAGDSASDVGTNRLARAQKLFAEPDWMQTLEQRYRLKMYAVSEQIRPLSSVAELQADGQSSRLGDGLLQLTNAQRGRSTAAIVLMSDGIVTDGASLRVAADRLAAQNIPLWTVGLGGEQPPPELAIDEIVADDRAFLGDEVQVRVLLRGTAPAGSEVAVELRDRDSDALLARQQVRMESSPTRTVIPLTFAADRPGSWNLQVVVPPIDGEIFTDNNRKPMRLVVRDEPIGVLLIAQQPSYEFRFLKHLLERAQGQGNAAENLIRLTSVLQDGDPRYAEQDRSAAALPPVKSDELEALDVVILCDADIDQLGELMLGQIDELVRSRGTGLVVVAGPENRLAIPNGSALADLIPVDPRGLRAPAGPQSRPLVVERTRLGQAAGDLPLPAGIRWSQLPPLYWLMRSAELKPAAQVILATGDAAQQTASLPVVVSQVVGAGQVWLQLSDESFRWLSGSSTHNLHERYWLQVIRKLARRKRTDVNESARLQVSGSRFTEGQPLPIELTLPKSESPRQARVAIGRDGDSPRLETLYPTSDPQLLRGTASDLPPGDYSIRLIDPVLPQPPDPVAVRIESPSSEFAEGHAALIALDEASRISGGKLLTAEQAADSLLAELPAGRTIRLRELPSRPIWNHWVAAAMVVALLSGEWILRRRWGLA, encoded by the coding sequence ATGATATTTGCCGTCGACATCAGCTGGGAATTGCAACACGCTTGGCCGCTGCCAGCGTGGGGGCTGGCGGTGTTGTTCCTGGCGATCGCCGGTTGGACGACGTGGTTGTTGTTCGCCCAGCAGATCGCGTGGCGGAAGACCGTTGTGTTGTCGACGCTGCGGCTGGCGGCTTTGGCTGGGCTGTTTCTGATGCTTGGCGGTTGGCGGCTCTCGTTTTTCGAGACCGATCTGCCCGACCTGCTGATGCTGGTCGACGATTCGGCCAGCATGCAGTTGCCCGCGGGAGACTCGGCCAGCGATGTCGGGACCAATCGGCTGGCCCGCGCCCAAAAATTGTTTGCCGAGCCCGATTGGATGCAGACTCTCGAGCAACGGTATCGTTTAAAGATGTACGCGGTCAGCGAACAGATCCGCCCGCTCAGTTCGGTCGCCGAACTGCAAGCCGATGGCCAATCGAGTCGCTTGGGAGACGGGCTGCTGCAGTTGACCAATGCCCAACGCGGCCGGTCGACGGCGGCGATCGTCTTGATGTCCGACGGGATCGTCACCGACGGTGCCAGTTTGCGCGTCGCAGCGGATCGTTTGGCGGCGCAGAACATTCCGCTGTGGACCGTCGGCCTGGGCGGAGAGCAACCGCCGCCGGAACTTGCGATCGACGAAATCGTTGCCGACGACCGGGCTTTCCTGGGGGATGAAGTGCAGGTTCGCGTGCTGCTGCGTGGCACCGCCCCGGCGGGAAGCGAGGTTGCTGTCGAGCTGCGCGATCGCGATTCCGATGCGCTGCTGGCTCGCCAACAAGTGCGGATGGAATCGTCGCCGACGCGGACCGTCATTCCGCTGACCTTCGCCGCCGACCGGCCGGGGAGCTGGAATCTGCAGGTGGTTGTGCCGCCGATCGATGGCGAGATCTTTACCGACAATAATCGCAAGCCGATGCGATTGGTGGTTCGCGACGAACCGATCGGCGTGCTGCTGATCGCTCAACAGCCGAGCTACGAGTTCCGCTTCCTAAAGCACTTGCTGGAACGGGCTCAAGGGCAAGGCAACGCGGCGGAAAATCTGATCCGCTTGACCAGCGTGCTGCAGGATGGCGACCCGAGGTACGCGGAACAGGATCGTTCTGCGGCGGCGCTGCCACCGGTCAAGTCAGACGAATTGGAAGCCTTGGACGTGGTGATCTTATGCGATGCCGACATCGACCAGTTGGGCGAATTGATGCTCGGGCAGATCGATGAACTGGTGCGATCCCGCGGGACGGGATTGGTTGTTGTCGCAGGCCCGGAGAATCGATTAGCGATCCCAAACGGATCGGCGTTGGCCGATCTGATCCCGGTCGATCCCCGCGGTCTGCGAGCTCCCGCCGGTCCGCAATCTCGTCCGCTGGTGGTCGAGCGAACGCGGTTGGGACAAGCCGCCGGCGACCTGCCGCTGCCCGCTGGGATCCGGTGGTCGCAACTGCCGCCGCTGTATTGGCTGATGCGATCGGCCGAGCTCAAGCCGGCTGCGCAGGTAATTTTGGCGACCGGCGACGCGGCTCAACAGACAGCTTCGCTGCCGGTGGTTGTAAGTCAGGTTGTTGGGGCCGGACAGGTCTGGCTGCAATTGAGCGATGAGTCGTTTCGCTGGCTGAGCGGATCGTCGACGCACAATCTGCACGAGCGTTATTGGTTGCAAGTCATCCGGAAATTGGCGCGGCGCAAACGGACCGACGTCAACGAATCGGCTCGCCTGCAGGTTTCGGGGAGTCGGTTTACCGAAGGGCAACCGCTGCCGATCGAGTTGACGCTACCCAAATCGGAGAGTCCGCGACAGGCTCGCGTTGCGATCGGCCGCGATGGCGATTCGCCGCGATTGGAGACGTTGTATCCGACAAGCGATCCGCAATTGTTGCGGGGGACGGCAAGCGATCTGCCACCGGGCGACTACTCGATCCGATTGATCGATCCTGTGCTGCCCCAACCGCCCGACCCGGTCGCCGTGCGGATCGAATCGCCCTCGAGCGAATTTGCCGAGGGACACGCGGCGTTGATCGCGTTGGATGAAGCGAGCCGGATCAGCGGCGGCAAATTGTT
- a CDS encoding BatA domain-containing protein — protein sequence MGNELLFLGLFTSSWMLLWAAAAAIPIVLHLLSRRQRRSIRWAAVQFVIAAQQKSQRKFRLWQWLLLALRVLAIVLFAIALADPVIDASADVPLERRPRLQILVIDGSMSMKTRRDDGTRWSDAIAAASQRCDDAHPGDGFLLLQVGAQNDWIVDTITYDPVEMQQTLASLQTTDSEAAFGLAIENVSRRIDEINSDRLWSGAVEVAIFADLQALSWRSVPAQTKLSPHASWTIVDVGNRDVDNSHIDAFHADPGFFVAQQPLQLHSRIARSPQSGSDPMLVQLLVDDVVRESRRIAIDPGARSDVAWQIALPAGEHVLAVKIPDDDLNADNVRRLVVEMRSQLRVACIGADAAATRFVATALRSGTAGQLDVQQIASQRLSQLPPDGFDFIVLCDWGPLRSEDARWLRSDLRQGHSAMLWLGPGIDPQTFNREFSSGDPGDPLSIGRIESLADVDQYPIDPKGYSHRISKPFQSHPDSGLITTPIFRYWKIDPAADSNVATVLGIGDGDPLLLSKRLASGAHLMVMTTAVNPQADADGEAWNAIALWPSFIPLLQESVAVTQTETGAADTTDGSTSRDAGVYPVERDGKTVGQFVINPPVAESDLAMIETAQLPERLRGADDASVETKPKPQALETTGVPLFQIAIACLIGCLVAESWVSRQLRLR from the coding sequence ATGGGAAATGAGCTGCTTTTTTTAGGCCTTTTTACAAGCAGCTGGATGTTGCTGTGGGCGGCCGCAGCAGCGATTCCGATCGTGTTGCATCTGCTTTCGCGTCGCCAGCGGCGTTCGATCCGCTGGGCTGCTGTCCAGTTTGTGATCGCGGCGCAACAGAAATCGCAGCGAAAGTTTCGACTGTGGCAATGGCTGCTGTTGGCCTTGCGGGTGCTGGCAATCGTGCTGTTTGCGATCGCGCTCGCCGATCCGGTGATCGATGCCTCGGCAGACGTTCCGCTCGAGCGCAGGCCGCGTTTGCAGATCCTAGTGATCGACGGATCGATGTCGATGAAGACGCGCCGCGACGATGGCACCCGCTGGTCCGACGCGATCGCTGCCGCATCCCAACGGTGCGACGATGCGCACCCCGGCGACGGGTTCCTGTTGCTGCAGGTAGGTGCCCAAAACGACTGGATCGTCGACACGATCACCTATGACCCTGTCGAGATGCAGCAAACGCTGGCGTCGCTGCAAACGACCGACAGCGAAGCCGCATTTGGCCTGGCGATCGAAAACGTCTCTCGGCGGATCGATGAAATCAACAGCGATCGGTTGTGGTCGGGCGCCGTCGAGGTCGCGATCTTCGCCGACCTGCAAGCTCTTTCCTGGCGAAGCGTCCCCGCGCAGACGAAGCTCTCGCCGCATGCGAGTTGGACGATCGTCGACGTCGGCAACCGCGACGTCGATAACTCGCACATCGACGCCTTCCACGCCGACCCCGGATTTTTTGTAGCTCAGCAACCGCTGCAGCTCCACAGCCGGATCGCGCGATCGCCGCAGAGTGGCAGCGATCCGATGTTGGTACAGTTATTGGTCGACGACGTGGTCCGGGAGAGTCGCCGGATCGCGATCGATCCGGGGGCTCGCAGCGATGTCGCGTGGCAGATCGCGTTGCCCGCCGGGGAACATGTACTGGCGGTCAAGATTCCCGACGACGATCTGAACGCCGACAACGTCCGACGCCTGGTGGTCGAGATGCGGTCGCAGTTGCGAGTGGCTTGCATCGGTGCCGACGCGGCGGCGACGCGGTTTGTCGCGACCGCGCTGCGGAGCGGCACGGCCGGGCAATTGGATGTCCAACAGATCGCCTCGCAACGGCTGAGTCAATTGCCGCCGGACGGCTTCGATTTCATCGTGTTATGCGATTGGGGACCGCTGCGCAGCGAGGACGCTCGCTGGCTGCGATCTGATCTGCGACAGGGGCACAGCGCGATGCTGTGGCTTGGCCCGGGCATCGACCCGCAAACGTTTAACCGAGAATTTTCATCGGGCGACCCGGGCGATCCGCTTTCGATCGGGCGGATCGAATCGCTCGCCGATGTCGATCAATATCCGATCGATCCCAAAGGATACAGCCATCGGATCAGCAAACCGTTTCAATCGCATCCGGACAGCGGATTGATCACGACGCCGATCTTTCGCTACTGGAAGATCGATCCGGCGGCCGATTCCAACGTCGCGACGGTGCTTGGCATCGGCGACGGCGATCCGTTGTTGCTGTCGAAGCGGCTCGCGTCGGGAGCTCATTTGATGGTCATGACAACCGCCGTCAATCCGCAAGCTGACGCCGACGGCGAGGCTTGGAATGCGATCGCTCTATGGCCCAGCTTCATCCCGTTGCTGCAGGAATCGGTTGCGGTGACGCAGACCGAAACCGGTGCGGCTGACACTACGGATGGTTCCACATCGCGCGATGCGGGCGTCTATCCAGTCGAGCGCGACGGGAAAACGGTTGGCCAGTTTGTCATCAATCCGCCAGTGGCGGAGAGCGACCTTGCGATGATCGAGACCGCACAACTGCCGGAGCGGTTGCGTGGAGCCGACGACGCATCGGTCGAAACGAAACCGAAACCGCAAGCTTTGGAAACGACAGGGGTGCCGCTGTTCCAAATTGCGATCGCCTGTTTGATTGGATGTTTGGTGGCAGAATCGTGGGTCAGCCGTCAGTTGCGACTGCGTTAG
- a CDS encoding 3-keto-disaccharide hydrolase has protein sequence MNNTSSFKVLFLIALIGTVVGCKSEPADRPEETPAEAVEKTPASEATAESEATAAMDDPESQPGVIVMDADQLLANRLPAEQASQGWVRLFDGQTFFGWQIASQANWQIDDGVLSVDDGEKGLICTTMRWRDYQLSLEFKASPETNSGVFLRTNLFPTDPTVDCYELNIASADNPFPTGSLVQREPKSSADIAAFDYDVWHRYDIRVEGATVNVKLDGVEILNYVDPNPLPAGLIGLQYNGGPAAFRDIRVRPLGLDSLISETIEDHWVRYPEMEGDYQMTDDGMQITGGRAQLESKAQYDDFALLAEVRTNAAALNSGIFFRCIPGDVMMGYECQISNATIEGDPMFPADCGTGGFFRRKDARIVAADDQEWFSMLLIADGSTMATWVNGLQVSEWSDDREPDANPRKGQRLEAGTLMLQAHDPTTDIHIRQLAVATLAAPVEEAKPEAKEEVKPEAKEEAKEEAKEEAKEEAKEEAKEEPKPEMKEEPKEEAKPEAKEEKKPEVKEEAKPEAKEEAKPEVKEEAKPETAEETKE, from the coding sequence ATGAATAACACTAGCAGCTTCAAGGTATTGTTTCTGATCGCCCTGATCGGGACCGTCGTCGGATGCAAGAGCGAGCCCGCCGATCGGCCCGAGGAAACGCCAGCCGAAGCGGTCGAAAAGACTCCCGCATCGGAAGCGACTGCCGAATCGGAAGCGACTGCCGCGATGGATGATCCCGAATCGCAGCCGGGCGTGATCGTGATGGACGCCGACCAGTTGCTAGCCAACCGCTTGCCCGCCGAACAGGCGAGCCAAGGTTGGGTGCGACTGTTCGACGGCCAAACCTTCTTTGGATGGCAGATCGCTAGCCAAGCGAACTGGCAGATCGACGATGGGGTGCTGAGTGTCGATGACGGCGAAAAGGGTCTGATCTGCACCACCATGCGTTGGCGCGACTATCAACTGTCGCTGGAATTCAAAGCCTCTCCCGAGACCAACAGCGGCGTTTTCTTGCGAACGAATCTGTTCCCAACCGATCCGACGGTCGACTGCTATGAATTGAATATCGCTTCGGCCGACAACCCCTTCCCGACCGGCAGCTTGGTGCAGCGGGAACCGAAAAGCAGCGCCGACATCGCCGCATTCGATTACGACGTGTGGCATCGATACGACATTCGCGTCGAAGGAGCGACCGTCAACGTGAAGCTCGACGGCGTGGAAATCCTCAACTACGTCGATCCCAACCCATTGCCCGCCGGCTTGATCGGTCTGCAATACAACGGCGGCCCGGCAGCGTTTCGCGATATCCGCGTCCGACCGTTGGGACTCGATTCGTTGATCTCCGAGACGATCGAAGACCACTGGGTCCGCTATCCCGAGATGGAAGGGGATTACCAGATGACGGACGACGGGATGCAAATCACCGGCGGCCGAGCCCAATTGGAATCGAAGGCTCAATACGACGACTTTGCCCTGCTGGCCGAAGTCCGCACCAACGCGGCAGCTTTAAATTCGGGGATCTTCTTCCGCTGCATCCCCGGCGACGTGATGATGGGCTACGAATGCCAGATCTCCAACGCCACGATCGAAGGCGATCCGATGTTCCCGGCCGATTGCGGAACCGGCGGATTCTTCCGTCGCAAGGATGCTCGGATCGTTGCCGCCGACGATCAGGAATGGTTTTCGATGCTATTGATCGCTGATGGATCGACGATGGCCACGTGGGTCAACGGATTGCAGGTCAGCGAATGGAGCGACGATCGCGAACCCGACGCCAACCCGCGCAAGGGCCAACGCCTGGAAGCCGGTACGTTGATGCTGCAAGCTCACGATCCGACGACCGATATCCACATCCGCCAACTGGCCGTCGCAACCCTCGCCGCCCCCGTCGAAGAAGCGAAGCCCGAAGCCAAAGAAGAAGTGAAACCCGAAGCGAAGGAAGAAGCCAAGGAAGAAGCCAAGGAAGAAGCCAAGGAAGAAGCCAAGGAAGAAGCCAAGGAAGAGCCGAAACCGGAAATGAAGGAAGAGCCGAAGGAAGAGGCAAAGCCTGAAGCGAAAGAAGAGAAAAAGCCCGAGGTGAAGGAAGAGGCAAAACCGGAAGCCAAGGAAGAAGCGAAGCCAGAAGTCAAGGAAGAGGCCAAGCCTGAGACGGCGGAAGAAACGAAGGAGTAG
- a CDS encoding YceI family protein: protein MKKLASLLGICLLSTSCFAQATTTAPALKPVALQAGTATISPANSRIDFVGKHEGEKPDPRKGGFGKFTGQAKVATDGSLQSIAWEIETGSLFTEIPKLTGHLKNSDFFDVREYPKASFQSTSVAAGSGEGNYIVTGDLTLLKATKSIKIPVSVDVSAEGLTLHSKFEIDRTQFGMNYGQGKVTNAVQLTVAIGQPTEAAGR from the coding sequence ATGAAAAAACTCGCCTCCCTGCTTGGAATCTGCCTGCTATCGACCAGCTGTTTCGCTCAAGCGACAACGACCGCGCCGGCTCTGAAGCCCGTCGCTTTGCAAGCCGGAACCGCGACGATCTCTCCCGCGAACTCGCGGATCGATTTTGTCGGCAAGCACGAAGGCGAAAAGCCCGATCCACGCAAAGGTGGCTTCGGCAAGTTCACTGGCCAAGCGAAGGTTGCCACCGATGGCTCGCTGCAATCGATCGCCTGGGAGATCGAAACCGGATCATTGTTTACCGAGATTCCTAAGCTGACCGGACATCTAAAGAACTCCGACTTCTTTGACGTCCGCGAATATCCAAAGGCTTCGTTCCAATCGACTTCCGTCGCCGCCGGTTCGGGTGAAGGGAACTACATCGTCACCGGTGACCTGACGCTGCTGAAGGCGACCAAGTCGATCAAGATCCCCGTTTCGGTCGACGTCTCCGCCGAAGGACTGACGCTGCACAGCAAATTCGAGATCGACCGCACGCAGTTCGGAATGAACTACGGTCAAGGCAAAGTGACAAACGCCGTTCAGTTGACTGTTGCGATCGGTCAGCCGACCGAAGCAGCCGGACGCTAA
- a CDS encoding DUF4416 family protein, translating to MGVVRMPESVMPLCAITTRYDDALDWSVETFAAAGFQVRLKSELFAFDMTNYYQAEMGEDLKKQIFAFEPLRDPQQLAHWKLLTNQWELDFKAQNSYPEDRPLNLDSGYLTLAKFVLATTKDRDHRLYLRDGIFAEVTMSFTGGSWKMHPWTYPDYQTEPAMNFLNAAREELKALFKEARRAEAEKG from the coding sequence ATGGGTGTTGTACGAATGCCAGAGAGCGTGATGCCGTTGTGCGCGATCACGACGCGATACGACGACGCGCTCGATTGGTCGGTCGAAACGTTTGCCGCCGCCGGGTTCCAGGTGCGGCTGAAGAGCGAGCTGTTCGCCTTCGATATGACCAATTATTACCAAGCCGAGATGGGCGAAGATCTGAAGAAACAGATCTTCGCCTTTGAACCGCTCCGCGATCCGCAACAGCTTGCCCATTGGAAGCTGCTGACCAATCAATGGGAACTTGATTTCAAGGCCCAGAACAGCTATCCCGAAGACCGCCCGTTGAACCTCGATTCGGGCTACCTCACGCTAGCCAAGTTTGTCCTGGCGACGACCAAGGACCGCGACCATCGACTGTATCTCCGCGACGGTATCTTTGCCGAAGTGACGATGTCGTTCACCGGCGGCAGCTGGAAGATGCATCCATGGACCTATCCCGATTACCAAACCGAGCCAGCGATGAACTTCTTGAACGCCGCACGCGAGGAACTGAAGGCGTTGTTTAAAGAAGCGCGTCGAGCTGAAGCGGAGAAGGGTTAA
- a CDS encoding pyridoxal phosphate-dependent aminotransferase, with protein sequence MTKSTHPWLADRTAAFDSSGIRRVFDLAATLKDPINLSIGQPDFDVPDPVKQACIAAINSGKNSYSQTQGIAPLRDKLQSQLDAQYGHADRKVFVTSGTSGGLVLSMFAMVNPGDEVIFFDPFFVMYPPLIKLVGGVPVPIDTYPDFKIDIQKVADAITPRTKMILLNSPGNPTGVIATEQEQRELAALAAERGIALVSDEIYSRFCYADRFISPAEFNDQTIVIDGFSKSHAMTGWRVGFVHGPTEVVETMTKLQQYSFVCAPQPAQWAALEAIDVDVDDYRQQYQGKRDRIIDALKDDYEIEVPGGAFYIFPKVPWGTGTSFVEAAIAAGLLIIPGGIFSGRDTHFRISYAASDQTIDRGIEVLKQLARSGPKA encoded by the coding sequence ATGACCAAATCAACGCACCCTTGGCTGGCCGATCGCACGGCGGCTTTCGACAGCAGCGGCATTCGCCGCGTCTTCGATCTAGCGGCCACGCTGAAGGATCCAATTAACCTGTCGATCGGTCAACCCGACTTCGACGTCCCCGACCCGGTCAAGCAAGCCTGCATCGCTGCGATCAACTCTGGCAAAAACAGCTACTCCCAGACTCAAGGGATCGCGCCGCTGCGCGACAAACTGCAATCGCAGCTGGACGCCCAATACGGCCATGCCGATCGCAAGGTCTTCGTGACCAGCGGCACCAGCGGCGGGTTGGTGCTGTCGATGTTTGCGATGGTTAATCCGGGAGACGAAGTGATCTTCTTCGATCCCTTTTTTGTCATGTATCCGCCGTTGATCAAGCTGGTTGGTGGCGTGCCGGTTCCGATCGACACCTATCCCGACTTTAAGATCGACATCCAAAAGGTCGCCGATGCGATCACGCCTCGCACCAAGATGATCCTGCTGAACAGCCCCGGTAATCCGACGGGTGTGATCGCGACCGAACAGGAGCAACGAGAGCTGGCGGCGTTGGCTGCCGAGCGTGGGATCGCATTGGTATCCGACGAGATCTACAGCCGCTTCTGTTACGCCGACCGCTTCATTTCGCCCGCCGAATTCAACGATCAAACGATCGTGATCGATGGCTTCAGCAAAAGTCACGCGATGACCGGATGGCGGGTTGGATTTGTCCACGGCCCAACCGAAGTCGTCGAGACGATGACCAAGCTGCAGCAATATTCGTTTGTCTGCGCCCCGCAGCCGGCTCAATGGGCGGCGCTCGAAGCGATCGACGTCGATGTCGACGACTACCGCCAACAATATCAAGGCAAACGCGATCGGATCATCGACGCTCTAAAAGACGACTACGAAATCGAAGTCCCTGGCGGCGCGTTTTACATCTTCCCGAAAGTCCCTTGGGGAACGGGAACTTCATTTGTCGAAGCGGCGATCGCGGCGGGGCTGTTGATCATCCCCGGCGGGATCTTCAGCGGTCGCGACACCCACTTCCGGATCTCTTACGCCGCCAGCGACCAGACGATCGATCGCGGCATCGAAGTCCTCAAGCAACTCGCCCGATCGGGCCCCAAGGCGTAA